Genomic segment of Pochonia chlamydosporia 170 chromosome 1, whole genome shotgun sequence:
TTGTTAACCTCTCTCCACTGtgattttctttttcgcctGTTCTTTTCTTGGTTGGGCtccccttcttcaacgcTTTGCTGACGTTTACTATTCGCCATTTGGCCAGGGCGGTGTTTTTCCTGACTCGGTATTGGGGCCCCggagaaaaagaaaatcTGGCCCCTGTGTGCGTGCACTTCTtaatctggtctggctgcaGAGATCCCTCGCTGCTACTAAATCTAGAAGTATGTACAGCAAGATGCGAAAATATTGATTCAGTGACAGCTGAGTTGGTACATGCGAGTCTTGGGTACACATGGCTAGCGTGGCCGTGTGACAGCCAAGCATTTGGCATCGAGAGGCGTTTGCCAGCGCCAGCGTGTTTGGGAATGAAGTTTCTTTGCATCCGGACGCTTGGGATCATGGTGGGCTATTCCTGGTTCTTTGGGAAGGGAGTCACTGAGACGTCagtggcgatgaggatgggGTGATTGGGGGCAGAGTTCCTTCATCGGAGGTGCTTGCTTTTTGGAACaggtcttggtgttgaggggCGGCCGTTGGTGTGCCCCGGCCGACGGGTGGCCCACGACCTGGATGAGAGCGATTCGGTTAGGAAAATGGGTGTATTTATTttcttgccatcttggtttGTTTGAGATTTGAATGATTTCTGCTTTTGGAGGATACAGAAACGCAGGGGACGTGGAGAGCATCGCGAGATGATATCCCTGGTTGCGCATCGACCGCCCCGGCAAGGGTCCCTTCTGAGCCTCATCCTTGACCACTACAGCAGATGTTGGtctgatggagatgagaggACGCGGACACTGTAAGGCTGTGTTGGACAGGGTCAGCACTACATGGGTTGCCGCGAGTCCCAAGTTGGTCAAGCCATTCGGACGATGGACAGTACTTTTGGCGTGTCCGACTTGAGCACCCTCGTCGAACGCAAAAGGTTTGCTTTTTTCTTCGGGACAAGACGCGTTTAACTCATTCTttgtctttgatgatggGTCgggatgttgtggttggctGGGTGGATGGGCGTCGATGAAGCAGATAGGCGGCAGTGGGTGTAGGGGACTCTGTCAAGTTCAGCTGGGGTCTGATCTTTTTGGCCACAGTGCCAGCATGTcgagcagccagccagcGTCTAGAGAAAGTATTTTTGGGAGATGAGAGGCAAGATTTGGTTCGGATTGCGGGGCCATTTGTATCAAATGACAAAAGATTGCAGGCCCTATTTGCTTTGGTGATTACGTGGTGTTGGTCAACACGACAGTTGAATGCAAATGCGTCTGGCGCGCGGAAATGGTGATGTCGGTTGCATTGAGTGGCTGGGAGGTCGAAATTTGATCAATGACAATCCAATCCCTTTGGCGCGCTGTGAGGCAACATTTTGAACATGGGGGGTACTGGGGTGACTCGCGAGCAGGACCTGTAGAACCCTGGGGGTTGCGCCGCCTGGTTGGATGCTGCCAGTCGGGAGAAGCCTTGCGGTACTCCAATCTTGGCTGGGACCGGCccttgtctggtggtgccaTGTCCcgatatcaattgatcactcagtgaccagacttgacctcacaggctggctggggaTCAACTGATGGCACTCGTGTGCTGGGATCCACGCCTCGGAGGCGCCCCCCGAGAGGCACTAGACCTCGCTGAGcgtgacatggaccttgacCCCTGTAGGTCACCCGAATGGTTGGGAGCTCGAGCCCCAAGCCGCCAACTTTTTTGCAGAACCGGCGTGCCGTCTGTCCATTGTCCATTGAGCCGTCTAGTGGCTCTCACCAACCACGAAAATTGCGGGCAACCCCAAGTCAACTTGACCTCAAGGGGGACCCCCGGTCATCATGCAATGTCTGGCAAGGTGCTTTGTGCGTAGGGAGTCGTTCGGCCTCCGCTTAGAATGACTGTGAATGCAACGCCAGTACGCCGAGGATCCAGAGCCACACCCAGAATTGCTCAAGTGATGGGCGAACGGACCAGGCGAGTCGTTCCAGGATCCAGGATCTGCCCATGCTTGGCCACGGTCCGTTGTGCAGTGCAGCGCAGAGTTGTGTGCATCCAGGCTGCGGCTtgtgttggtgctggtgcagcCGAGCCAGAGTaggccagactggaccagaccgGACATGGAAAAATGGTACTGTATTGACCTTGACTGTTCAAGTggatgtacggagtatccaTGTACATGTCGGGACGAGACGAGggagcaccaccagaccaccaatccaccagaccacacccAATGCACCACCACCTCTCTCTTTATTGACGCCCACCCACTTTGAATCTGGCAGTTCCCCATCCAGCCAGCCCTTCACGAGGCTCAAAGAAAACTGACTGGCACTACACCACTTCGTCCCGCTTCTGACATTCCTCGCCTGTCATATTCTTGTGCCTCATTGTTGCGACAGTTTCTTGATGCGCCGTGCCTCGTGACGCCAGTCCTCTCATCTGTGTATATCAAACAACGCCGCTTTGGACCTCTTGTCAACCTCAACCGTCCATGACGCAATTCTGAGTCCGGGCAACGGGTCGCTTTATGGCTTGTCGAAGTCCAGGTATGTTGACTACACCTTTTTGAATTTTTGCGCCTCGCACAACCATGATCAATCGCGATTTTACTTGGGGAGTGGACGTACGACTCATATTGTGGCGATATACGAATAGAGTGCTGCCTGTTTTGACCTCGGCATGGCAAGATACCACTGCCGCGTTGAATCTTCTCCAAACTTGCAACAACCTCGTACTAATGCTTCCTCTTGCAAACGTCAACAGTCACGACAGTCACGAGCAGCACGAGCTCCCCGCCTGACGTAGCAAACGTTTGGCAATGGACGCCGCTGACCCTCTGGCCCTAACAAGGCCAACGAAACCGGCTCTGTCAGCCTCCACGAGCCTCCGACGGACTCGTTCGCGAGCACAAACGTCCCCAAAGCGCCTGCCTGGAAAGGATGGAACGACGAAACGAGTATCACCTCTGTTGCCGTCGTCTACTGCAAAAGGAGCCGCCTCGCCACAAAAACCTACTTCGACAAAATGGATAGCTAAAACACTTACGCGCGGTGCTTCGACCGCCTCGAAGCCGCTGGTTCCCCTTTCAGAACGCCGGTCTCAtgacgagaagaagcagagggAGACTGAGTCCGACAAGTGGGATATTGCACCAGATGGCGGTTCTGCTGGTCGCGAGGGTCGTCAGTTTACGGTAGCTAATGTGGGGAACAATGGGAGGATATATTTGAGGTATGTTCGATGTGATATATCTCCTTTCCCGACGTTGTGGACGGCGAAACGAGACAAAGAAAGCGGGGGTAGTCCCGACAAGTGGTCTTACTTATTACCGTATTTGGGGGTAACCGTTCATGATCGGAATGCTAACTTGGCGATACTAGGCCTAGCGTTCGGCCAGCTCACCAACGGTACCCCCAGCCAAACTTTACTTTTCCCATCACGCCACCAAGCACCGCCGTGGTTGATAGTTGGAACCCAgccaacaaaacaaagcaagaagaaaccaagaAAGGGGACGATAGCGAGAGTAACTTTCAAACAACGCAATGGACCCCAACAACGAGCGCGACACCACTTGCTGGTGAAAGGCACAACTTGAGCAACGCCGGAATTTCTGGTCGACGGCAACGACATAGGCGAGCCATGTCGGACAGCACAGTGCATGACACCAGTACTGTCAAGGAACAAGAAACTCATACGTTCAAGGTTTCCATTTCAAAGTTGGGCGAACGTGATGAGCATCGACCACGAACCATGGATGACTTGGACATCATGACTGGCACTCCGATGCTCGACGTCAACATTCCCTCATGGCGCCTTGGAACACCGCGCTTCAGCGTACGAGGTACTCCCATGATCCGCGGGTCGTCCTACGCACCTACCGAAGACGTACGCTCAAGTACCATGTCGGGATTTCCCTCATCCCGAATTCCCAATGTTCCTATACCGCCGCCTATCTCAACTAGAAAACCTAGTCCACTTGCAGTTCCTGGTCATCGCACACCCTTTGTTGCTCAACGCGGAGCCCCTGGTTTGCCGTCCCCCCGACTCCCACGACCGATGCGGTCAACATACATGTCAACACACCTGGTCATTGAACCGGCCATGTTTACCGATTTGACCTTCAAACCGGCTTGTGACGACAGGGCCATTGTTCGATATTCCCCTTCAGGGACAGTCACAGCCGCAACTCCACCTCGCCTTGTGGCTGAAATAACTTCACCCTGCTTCCTAGACTACGAACTCATTTCCGATTTCTTTCTTACTTTCAGGGCATTTCTTGAAGCAAAGGATCTTTTGCGGATGCTGATTGCCCGTTTGCGGTGGGCTTTGGACCGCAATGACGAGATTGGAATGATTGTCCGTGTTCGAACATTTGTTGCCCTTCGACACTGGATATTGAATTATTTCATGGACGACTTTCTTCTCGAATACGACCTTCGGATGACCTTTTGCAATCTATTGAACGATTTTGTGGACGAACTCTCCCAGGACATGTACTCTCGCAGGGTTCAACTGAAGATTCTAGCAGAGCTCAAGAAATGTTGGCGTCGGGTTTGTGCGCAGTAttgggatggtgatgagtttgatgaTCTGCTCGGTCCAGAAGTGTCCATCACCcctggtggtgttgctggtagTCGAGATCCAAGTCTTGATCCTGCCACTTTAGAGGCACAAGGAGGCGAGCAGGCGTtgcaacagcaccagcacacGTCTCCTAACCCTAATCTCGCATCGTTTCCCGGTGAGGTGCCCAAGTCGTTGCAAGTTGGTGACTTTGTGGTTTTGGATAATCGCCCGGGAACGCCCGAAGATCAAGTTGGAGGGCCATTTAACTTGGACCAAAGCCCCAACTCGCCACACAGCTTGGCGAGTATGGATATTGTGTCATGCTCATTCCCTGGCAAGTCTATGCGAGCCTTCAACCCGAACCCCAGTCACTCAATGGCCGCGCATCCTGTGCCTTCGACTTCGGTGGGCAACACTTTTGGCCCAGTAGCAACCACACCAAGGGCACTCGTGGGAAAGCGCGTTCGTCCAACCCAGACACACAAGCGCAACAATAGCTTGTCAGATTCTCTGCGGGAGCATAGCTCTGATAAAGCATCATCAACCGATCAAGAATTTTGCACAACCGCGGCTTCTGGTGGTAGTCTTGTTCGTGGAAATTTACTCCCTCCCGGCCACGCCTTTGTCGATGTCGAATCCAACAGCCGATACGGCCATGCTCACCGACAGACAACCATTTTCCAACCATATGGCCGTAACATGGCAAAGGAAAGAGCGTTAGGTGGTGCAATGTCTGGATATGGCATGCGTAAACTTTTGCGCAGCGTTCGCAAGGCCTTGAAAAATAGAGGGCAGGGTTTTCATTCTAGCCATGCTAATTTGACAGACATTCCGACCGTTGGACCCAGAGGCGCGACGACAAACCGACTCCCTGGAACTGCCATCGTGCCTCAACAACCTACAAGATACAACGGGTCGCGGCCACCTGTCAGGATTGACCTACTCGGGGCAGAGGTTGCTGAGGATTTCAAGAAGGCTATTcgagaggaagaggaggcggTGGCCGCGGCTGCTGATCGTGGACAGATTGGCATCGTGTCAATACACCCGCCAAATTCTGCACCATTATTGAAGACCTACCCCGACTATTCAGCAGCTCATATGGATTCCACTACACTCGATGCCTTGACGTCGAATCAGAGGCAGCGGCCAGTCAGTGACATGGCAATAACAGTTGGGAGCAAGTCTATTGTCATCGTGGATGATACGGTCCCCTTCGAGATGCCTTCTATTCATGGGACATACACGGGCGAGAATGCCTCCGTTGATACTTTCGCCGATTCCTTCCTCCGACGCGGCGCCGATCCGACACCTCCAAACACCCCTCCCGAGCAATCGTTGAGTGGTGGTACACCTCGGAGGTCATCGTATCTAATCAACCAGCATGTCATGAGACCACCGCCTCTTGAGGAAGATGTACTTCCTCCATTCATTCCAGACCTATCTACCTTGGAAGGCAGCCAGAGTGTCAGGGCTTCTGAGGACCAGACTCGCCCATCGTCGTCAGCTATCCGCCACAGTGGACGACACCCCCCGTTGAGTGGAGGTGCATTCCGCATGCACAGAC
This window contains:
- a CDS encoding guanine nucleotide exchange factor (similar to Talaromyces marneffei ATCC 18224 XP_002143183.1), which translates into the protein MDAADPLALTRPTKPALSASTSLRRTRSRAQTSPKRLPGKDGTTKRVSPLLPSSTAKGAASPQKPTSTKWIAKTLTRGASTASKPLVPLSERRSHDEKKQRETESDKWDIAPDGGSAGREGRQFTVANVGNNGRIYLRPSVRPAHQRYPQPNFTFPITPPSTAVVDSWNPANKTKQEETKKGDDSESNFQTTQWTPTTSATPLAGERHNLSNAGISGRRQRHRRAMSDSTVHDTSTVKEQETHTFKVSISKLGERDEHRPRTMDDLDIMTGTPMLDVNIPSWRLGTPRFSVRGTPMIRGSSYAPTEDVRSSTMSGFPSSRIPNVPIPPPISTRKPSPLAVPGHRTPFVAQRGAPGLPSPRLPRPMRSTYMSTHLVIEPAMFTDLTFKPACDDRAIVRYSPSGTVTAATPPRLVAEITSPCFLDYELISDFFLTFRAFLEAKDLLRMLIARLRWALDRNDEIGMIVRVRTFVALRHWILNYFMDDFLLEYDLRMTFCNLLNDFVDELSQDMYSRRVQLKILAELKKCWRRVCAQYWDGDEFDDLLGPEVSITPGGVAGSRDPSLDPATLEAQGGEQALQQHQHTSPNPNLASFPGEVPKSLQVGDFVVLDNRPGTPEDQVGGPFNLDQSPNSPHSLASMDIVSCSFPGKSMRAFNPNPSHSMAAHPVPSTSVGNTFGPVATTPRALVGKRVRPTQTHKRNNSLSDSLREHSSDKASSTDQEFCTTAASGGSLVRGNLLPPGHAFVDVESNSRYGHAHRQTTIFQPYGRNMAKERALGGAMSGYGMRKLLRSVRKALKNRGQGFHSSHANLTDIPTVGPRGATTNRLPGTAIVPQQPTRYNGSRPPVRIDLLGAEVAEDFKKAIREEEEAVAAAADRGQIGIVSIHPPNSAPLLKTYPDYSAAHMDSTTLDALTSNQRQRPVSDMAITVGSKSIVIVDDTVPFEMPSIHGTYTGENASVDTFADSFLRRGADPTPPNTPPEQSLSGGTPRRSSYLINQHVMRPPPLEEDVLPPFIPDLSTLEGSQSVRASEDQTRPSSSAIRHSGRHPPLSGGAFRMHRRARSSKTHQSLNSILHRRVTSYGSATIPPTIRSFDATTTSGDFDNERHSEDPIPAPLRVLRRRPGGDLKAATNVGDLDRSILRRSQSVGSLATFSESIRSSNMLSTRPNSAGEYDQPHGQGLQGRGEIFSLGQLAERPTKRDLSLFSTHSSKPIMRPSFEAEAQRLAQIPDEEDDGIESALLKLEGKFQKRPIKLSIIGQSPDVSRTDVTEGKEQEVAANAEAQEFSPSGEEIAEQDINGVEPSSIYQLTDQTEPLQIVPDDQRPRNVQHSVRALGSFLSEGSRDSYCSIPLLERELGDENSKLSPRAWTDRSVLRGSDDEDSVLEVGQNAQGVDPVDATHSSFDLVEKTHSIERIKPGQTVPSIGSGMEDESFLRDDSTDDTDLSSEISDDEMMGNSAGEGQDNHPSDYGLSAHPLADEPTTRPGTASAQITLAQALAMAPEGFVASAHSSNHKKPLPPTPELTPIVGCTESLRSIDEMSQSHSAAKIATVTNTKFSVHLPFILAFDSDTLAQQFTLIEKDALNEIDWKELIEMNWKNSASSNSRSWVDFLQNTDAQGVEVVIARFNIMVKWAISEIVLTQHVEERARCIIKLIHIAAHCRRYRNFATLAQLTIALSSNEVARLYKTWDLVPGGDLKILSDLELLVTPSRNFHNIREEMELGTDSGCIPFVGIYTHDLLYNAQKPSEIASSPTTAPLVNFERCRIGAAVVKTLLRLLEASTRYSFQPIEGVTERCLWIGALNDDDIRKHSQSLE